From Lolium perenne isolate Kyuss_39 chromosome 5, Kyuss_2.0, whole genome shotgun sequence, a single genomic window includes:
- the LOC139831785 gene encoding uncharacterized protein: MEGEGAPKPLKLHGEARVPDARKEPKTHDDKALIIPSSDDNWTWDAKPPRMPNSLLGALIKKFWPGRYTPLSTVPGGPTKLATTWADYEDAPAVGFATAAEAVTTKFWCFYRVDPEHETQARLTLRGACERLTPQQWYNQKFTSASAFWANKGKRVKKEYYVGNQPTEEWAMTIEEYMSVCPEWAEQHREAWEELIRARWLRQDEEFAAVSRRNMENRGTGGTHCAGNRDYTRFKGKKVAEAPPGVVLHDAQIYDMMRTA, encoded by the exons ATGGAGGGTGAAGGTGCGCCGAAGCCCTTGAAGCTTCATGGAGAAGCTAGAGTCCCCGATGCGAGGAAGGAGCCGAAGACCCATGATGACaaggcccttatcattccttcgagcgatga caactggacatgggatgccaagcccccccgcatgcctaacagcttgcttggggctctgattaagaagttctggcccggcagatacactccccttagcacggtccccggtggcccgacgaagctagccactacttgggcggactatgaggatgcccctgccgtaggcttcgcgacagctgctgaggctgtgaccaccaagttctgg tgcttctatcgtgtggacccggagcatgagacgcaggcgcgtctcactttgcgtggcgcttgcgagaggttgacaccgcagcagtggtacaaccaaaagttcaccagcgctagtgccttctgggctaacaagggtaagagggtcaagaaggagtactatgttggtaaccagcctacggaggaatgggcaatgaccattgaggagtacatgtcg gtttgtcccgagtgggccgagcagcatagggaggcatgggaggagctgattagggcgaggtggctcaggcaggacgaggagtttgcagccgtgtcgaggcgtaacatggagaaccgaggcaccggtggcacacactgcgcgggaaaccgcgactacacccgcttcaaggggaaaaag gtggccgaggcaccacctggggtggtgcttcatgatgcccagatatatgacatgatgcggacggcgtaa